A stretch of Chloracidobacterium validum DNA encodes these proteins:
- a CDS encoding PP2C family protein-serine/threonine phosphatase gives MTNHPVIVLTIGVPERVLKDLGQAFGSRFSFIAVPDETALRDQLNQVAAPIVLCGNLPGPASGEAIVGQLATWHKAAQGILLIEADRVVNTLGTPDALRDFRYISLPLDVFAARQTLEAAADIAALRQENRSLINDLERYLATLRGASEDRVKQVAQERDEYRRQHIRMLDSIRNAERIQRAILPSEAKLDAIITQYFLIYKPRDIVSGDFYWTHIVKDEDRMVFYLAVADCTGHGVPGAFLSMVGTTLLNQIIAQNPWQSPGSILEQLHDGVLNSLRQTSRRLDIDDGMEICLCRLQGVNVTFAGARRPLYIALQDDNRRWRLEEIKGDRRTIGGGRRREGWQYTDHDLEVPLGSMLYLTTDGFADQSNPQSERYGARRLRDKLLELAPMTCLGQRFALEKELSQFQKDEPQRDDMTIFGIRAPIMSAAALQLPSGAFSVTGNLIL, from the coding sequence ATGACCAATCATCCGGTCATCGTATTGACCATTGGCGTACCCGAACGTGTCTTGAAGGACCTTGGGCAGGCTTTTGGCTCGCGCTTCAGCTTCATTGCCGTCCCGGACGAAACGGCCCTGCGTGACCAGCTCAACCAAGTGGCGGCTCCGATTGTTTTGTGTGGCAACCTGCCTGGGCCAGCGTCTGGGGAAGCCATCGTGGGTCAACTCGCGACGTGGCACAAGGCGGCGCAGGGCATTCTCTTGATTGAGGCTGACCGGGTGGTCAACACGCTGGGGACGCCCGACGCGCTCCGGGATTTTCGTTACATCAGCTTGCCGCTGGATGTGTTTGCGGCCCGTCAAACCCTTGAAGCGGCGGCCGACATCGCGGCGTTGCGGCAGGAAAATCGCTCGCTTATCAATGACTTGGAGCGGTATTTAGCCACCTTGCGGGGCGCGTCCGAGGACCGCGTCAAGCAAGTCGCCCAGGAGCGCGACGAGTACCGGCGTCAGCACATCCGCATGCTTGATAGCATTCGCAACGCCGAACGTATCCAGCGCGCCATTTTGCCGTCAGAAGCGAAGTTGGACGCGATTATTACCCAGTATTTTCTCATCTATAAGCCACGCGACATCGTGTCCGGTGATTTTTACTGGACGCACATCGTCAAGGATGAAGACCGAATGGTGTTTTACCTTGCCGTAGCGGACTGCACGGGGCATGGCGTTCCGGGGGCCTTTCTTTCGATGGTGGGAACTACCTTGCTCAACCAAATCATTGCCCAAAACCCCTGGCAGTCGCCGGGCTCTATTTTAGAGCAGTTGCATGATGGCGTGCTGAACTCGCTGCGCCAGACGAGCCGGCGGCTCGATATTGACGATGGGATGGAGATTTGTCTCTGCCGACTGCAAGGCGTCAATGTCACGTTTGCCGGAGCGCGCCGACCGCTCTACATTGCCTTGCAGGATGACAACCGCCGGTGGCGGCTTGAAGAAATCAAAGGTGACCGCCGCACGATTGGCGGGGGACGGCGACGGGAAGGGTGGCAATATACCGATCACGACCTCGAAGTTCCGCTCGGGTCCATGCTCTACCTCACGACTGATGGCTTTGCCGACCAGTCCAACCCACAGTCGGAGCGCTATGGCGCGCGGCGACTGCGCGACAAGCTACTTGAGTTGGCGCCGATGACCTGCCTGGGTCAGCGCTTTGCCCTCGAAAAAGAACTCAGTCAGTTTCAGAAGGATGAGCCACAGCGGGATGACATGACGATCTTTGGCATACGCGCACCGATTATGTCAGCGGCGGCACTCCAGCTTCCATCTGGCGCGTTCAGCGTTACTGGAAACCTCATCCTTTAG
- a CDS encoding DUF4388 domain-containing protein: MPTSGNLIDLDLLTLTQILCCARRPAALELTRPNQRGWMYFDKGCVTHATLDTLTGEPALLALLQWREGNFRFVPNFYPPYLTMELSWAALAERALRLSSKG, translated from the coding sequence GTGCCAACTTCTGGAAACCTGATTGACCTCGACTTGCTCACGCTCACCCAAATCCTCTGTTGCGCGCGCCGTCCGGCGGCGCTTGAACTGACGCGACCAAACCAACGTGGGTGGATGTACTTTGATAAAGGCTGCGTCACGCACGCCACGCTCGACACCCTGACCGGAGAACCGGCGCTTTTGGCGTTGCTGCAATGGCGCGAGGGGAACTTCCGTTTCGTGCCGAACTTTTACCCGCCCTATCTAACCATGGAACTTTCGTGGGCAGCGTTGGCCGAGCGGGCGCTAAGGCTTTCTTCCAAGGGGTAG
- a CDS encoding response regulator — protein MLSSIELQDLLQQAIEAAKAGDKARARVLLIEVTEADPGSEVAWMWRASVSLTPKDAAWCLTKVLGINPANRQAQEWLDKIRQLQDQPPAVTSRLSPPSAELQTPVRSTGAHRFTPSPDQPTVDNLPSVSPDRRATPSRPQAATTVQAMPAVSVPPAASPPPPLAPPKPALTQTDESKDRLPEPNSASKIILAVDDSLTVRRVITQALEGSGYRVITAADGYEALAKLKEVTPDLVVLDVALPGGMDGYQLCRQIRALKARPAIPVVMLSSRESLLDKVQSRLAGAVQYMTKPFKTEELVLNIRRHLKE, from the coding sequence ATGTTGTCGTCCATCGAACTTCAAGACCTTCTTCAGCAAGCCATCGAGGCGGCCAAGGCTGGTGACAAGGCGCGGGCGCGGGTCCTCCTCATTGAAGTGACCGAGGCCGACCCTGGCAGTGAAGTCGCCTGGATGTGGCGCGCCTCGGTTTCCCTGACGCCAAAAGACGCCGCCTGGTGCTTGACCAAGGTCCTGGGTATCAATCCGGCAAACCGCCAAGCGCAGGAATGGCTCGACAAAATTCGTCAGTTGCAGGATCAGCCGCCGGCCGTCACCTCCCGGCTGTCGCCACCATCGGCAGAGCTGCAAACCCCGGTCCGCTCGACCGGGGCGCATCGCTTCACCCCATCGCCAGACCAGCCGACGGTTGACAATTTGCCATCGGTTTCGCCAGACCGCCGCGCCACGCCATCCCGGCCGCAAGCCGCGACGACGGTCCAGGCTATGCCAGCCGTCAGCGTTCCCCCGGCGGCCAGTCCCCCGCCACCCCTCGCGCCGCCAAAGCCTGCATTGACTCAAACCGACGAGTCGAAAGACCGCCTCCCAGAGCCTAACTCCGCGTCCAAGATTATTTTAGCGGTGGATGACAGCCTCACCGTGCGGCGGGTAATTACCCAGGCCCTCGAAGGGAGTGGCTACCGTGTCATCACGGCCGCGGATGGTTATGAGGCCCTGGCCAAACTCAAGGAAGTGACGCCTGACCTCGTCGTGCTGGATGTCGCCCTGCCCGGTGGCATGGACGGCTACCAGCTCTGTCGGCAAATTCGCGCTTTGAAAGCGCGGCCCGCCATTCCGGTCGTAATGTTGTCGAGCCGGGAAAGCTTGCTCGACAAGGTCCAGAGCCGGCTGGCCGGGGCCGTGCAATACATGACCAAGCCGTTCAAGACTGAAGAGTTGGTGCTCAACATTCGGCGCCATCTCAAGGAATAA